A window from Leptospira meyeri encodes these proteins:
- a CDS encoding TolC family protein, with protein sequence MKRIIISSIFLFTFSCIPALLERDKEDLKLPDEFLNWESSEKSVKLANQIWKEFFKESQLVELIDVAIENNQELAILEQEINISNNEVFARQGEYLPKLSLQADGGSEQKERFSTPNANSPTLFAHGGLVMSWEIDIWKKLRNATKSAYLRYLAGIEGKRYVVTNLVAEITDTYFELIALDNQLTLVENYIEVLTKVKEIVVLQREAGRTTSLAVKRFEAEVSKNLARKYDIVQRIAITENRLNFLLGRFPEKITRKSGDFLDITLPEIQKSVPIDLLENRPDIKQATLILESRKLDVEVARAKFYPSLMIDGNIGYEAFNSKHFKGTPVSLAYGLGGGIIAPLINRKAIEANYSTANNLQIQALYNYEVSLLKAFTEVTNQIVKINNLKQKFEAKTKQVLNLKESVEISNILFKAGRIDYIDVLFTQRDFLEAQIEVYELKYSLLESNVGLYKALGGGWRGQKEPEGERKTSNF encoded by the coding sequence ATGAAACGAATTATCATTTCCTCAATATTTTTATTCACATTCTCTTGTATTCCCGCTCTTTTAGAAAGAGACAAAGAAGATTTAAAACTTCCTGATGAGTTTTTAAATTGGGAAAGTTCCGAAAAATCGGTGAAGTTAGCAAATCAAATTTGGAAGGAATTTTTCAAAGAATCACAGTTAGTCGAACTCATTGACGTTGCTATTGAAAACAACCAGGAACTTGCAATTTTAGAACAAGAAATTAATATTTCTAACAATGAAGTGTTTGCAAGACAAGGGGAATATCTTCCGAAATTATCCCTTCAAGCTGATGGTGGAAGTGAACAAAAAGAACGGTTTAGTACACCAAATGCAAATTCCCCTACTCTTTTTGCCCATGGTGGGCTAGTGATGAGTTGGGAAATCGATATTTGGAAAAAATTAAGAAACGCAACTAAGTCAGCTTATCTTCGTTATCTGGCTGGAATTGAAGGAAAACGATATGTTGTCACTAATTTGGTAGCCGAAATTACCGATACATATTTTGAACTGATCGCCCTCGACAACCAACTCACTTTGGTGGAGAACTACATTGAAGTACTAACCAAGGTCAAAGAAATTGTTGTTCTACAAAGAGAAGCGGGGAGGACAACCTCACTCGCCGTAAAACGTTTTGAAGCAGAAGTATCTAAAAACTTAGCAAGAAAGTATGATATCGTCCAACGAATCGCCATCACAGAAAACCGTTTGAACTTTTTACTAGGAAGGTTCCCAGAAAAAATCACAAGAAAGTCTGGAGATTTTTTAGACATCACACTTCCTGAAATTCAAAAATCTGTCCCCATTGATCTTTTGGAAAATCGACCAGACATCAAACAAGCAACGTTGATTTTGGAATCGAGAAAACTAGATGTTGAAGTTGCCAGAGCCAAATTTTATCCATCACTTATGATTGATGGAAACATTGGATATGAAGCTTTTAATTCTAAACATTTTAAAGGAACACCTGTATCGTTAGCTTATGGTTTAGGTGGAGGAATCATAGCCCCACTTATTAACAGAAAAGCCATTGAAGCAAACTACTCAACGGCAAACAATCTTCAAATCCAAGCTTTATACAATTATGAAGTTTCTCTACTAAAAGCTTTTACAGAAGTCACCAACCAAATTGTAAAAATAAACAATTTAAAACAAAAGTTTGAAGCAAAAACTAAACAAGTATTAAACTTAAAAGAATCTGTAGAAATTTCTAACATACTTTTCAAAGCCGGCCGTATCGATTACATTGATGTTTTATTTACCCAACGTGACTTCTTAGAAGCTCAGATCGAAGTGTATGAATTAAAATACAGCTTATTAGAATCTAACGTCGGTTTGTATAAAGCACTTGGCGGCGGTTGGCGAGGTCAAAAAGAACCAGAAGGCGAAAGAAAGACAAGTAACTTCTAA
- a CDS encoding efflux RND transporter permease subunit, with product MFTKFLQRPVLAIVLSVLIVFVGLISIKNIPVSQFPEIAPPRVTITLSFPGASAQVLVQSTITTLEQAINGVAGMRYMISSSTSSGDAIIQVLFEPGTNPNDALVQVKTRVDQMMYRVPALVRLEGIFVQPVQPSMLLYVNLFSKDPNASEKFLYNYATVFLLPELKRIHGIGQAKILGTRQYAMRVWLNPDRMRAYNVTTSEVMKAIENQSIIARPGRLGQSSGKEAQSLEYTLTYEGWYNEPQQYENIIIRAKTGGEVLYLKDISKVELDSEFYNIYSDVDGHPAAAIMFKQTEGSNAKEVIEDIKSKLEELKKTFPPQMDYKLSYDVSNFIDAAIEKVIHTLVEAFVLVAIVVFIFLGDWRSTLIPIIAVPVSLIGAFSFMLALGLTINLITLFAMVLAIGIVVDDAIVVVEAVHAKMSEEHLSVYASVKSVLGEISGAVIAITLLMTAVFVPVTFLPGPVGVFYRQFAITMATSIVLSGFVALTLTPVLTAMILKPHSHDKKTHNPIDIFLTKFNFYFDQVTEKYVNLMHRFSGSKVFIVSILLSFTVGFLVLTQIVPAGFVPGEDQGMIYAVIQTPPGSTIEKTNDVARKLQEIALKIEGVDSVASLAGYEILTEGEGSNAGTCLISLKDWSDRKNSVHDVMEELERNTKNFGAIIEFFEPPAVPGFGAAGGVMFRLLDKTNSGDYTAFDKVHEEFMTELRKREELTGLFSFYSAKFPQLEVKLDRKLAMQKGVNIGEAMDNLDILVGSTYEQGFIRFNQFFKVYVQSLPEFRRLPSDILKLFTPNDKGEMVPYSAFLSLEQKQGANEITRYNAYTSSVINVLPNKGYTTGDAIQAIRKASQNLPAGFEVGWEGLSYDEAARGNEAIFIFLAVIVFVYLVLSAQYESFIIPFSVILSLPPGIFGTFFLLKLLGLANDIYAQIGMIMLIGLLGKNAVLIVEFARQRQEAGLTVFEAALEGAKARFRPILMTSFAFVAGLLPLVFATGPGAIANHTIGACALGGMVFGTIFGVVIVPGLYIIFANIAKGKTLIYKEDLMPLTESPESYITSEIERKKLKRGKK from the coding sequence ATGTTTACTAAATTTCTCCAAAGACCCGTCCTTGCTATCGTTTTATCCGTGTTAATTGTTTTTGTTGGTTTGATTTCGATCAAAAATATTCCAGTATCACAATTTCCCGAAATTGCACCTCCAAGGGTGACCATTACTTTATCCTTTCCCGGTGCAAGTGCACAAGTATTAGTGCAATCAACTATCACAACTCTCGAACAAGCAATCAATGGAGTTGCTGGAATGCGATATATGATTTCATCATCCACAAGTTCTGGTGATGCGATCATTCAAGTATTATTTGAACCAGGAACCAATCCAAATGATGCCTTAGTACAGGTAAAAACTAGGGTGGATCAGATGATGTATCGAGTTCCAGCACTTGTGCGTTTGGAAGGAATTTTTGTACAGCCTGTACAACCAAGTATGTTGTTGTATGTAAACTTATTCAGCAAAGATCCTAATGCGAGTGAGAAGTTTCTTTATAATTATGCAACAGTCTTCCTACTTCCCGAATTAAAACGAATCCATGGAATCGGACAAGCAAAGATCTTAGGAACAAGACAGTACGCCATGCGTGTTTGGTTGAATCCAGATCGAATGAGAGCCTACAATGTAACGACTTCCGAAGTGATGAAGGCCATTGAAAACCAAAGTATCATTGCAAGACCTGGCCGGCTTGGACAAAGTTCTGGGAAAGAAGCTCAATCATTAGAATATACACTTACCTATGAAGGTTGGTACAACGAACCACAACAGTATGAAAATATCATCATCCGGGCCAAAACCGGCGGAGAAGTTTTATACTTAAAAGATATTTCAAAAGTCGAACTTGATAGTGAGTTTTATAATATTTACTCCGATGTGGATGGGCATCCGGCCGCAGCCATCATGTTCAAACAAACGGAAGGAAGTAATGCAAAAGAAGTCATCGAGGATATCAAATCAAAGTTAGAAGAACTGAAAAAAACATTTCCTCCGCAGATGGATTACAAACTCAGTTATGATGTTTCAAACTTTATCGATGCTGCTATCGAAAAAGTAATTCATACACTGGTAGAAGCCTTTGTCCTCGTTGCCATCGTCGTGTTTATCTTTCTTGGAGATTGGCGCTCCACACTCATTCCCATCATAGCAGTTCCCGTATCCTTAATTGGTGCATTTTCTTTTATGTTGGCTCTCGGCCTTACCATCAACTTGATTACACTATTTGCGATGGTTCTCGCCATTGGAATTGTTGTGGATGATGCGATTGTTGTTGTGGAAGCAGTGCATGCAAAAATGTCAGAAGAACATTTAAGTGTATATGCATCTGTAAAAAGTGTTTTAGGAGAAATCAGCGGTGCCGTCATTGCCATCACACTCCTTATGACAGCGGTTTTTGTTCCTGTGACTTTTTTGCCTGGACCTGTAGGAGTTTTCTACCGGCAGTTTGCGATCACAATGGCAACGTCCATCGTGTTATCAGGATTTGTAGCCTTAACACTCACTCCCGTGTTAACAGCTATGATTCTAAAACCACATTCACACGATAAAAAAACTCACAATCCCATCGATATCTTCTTAACCAAATTCAATTTCTATTTTGATCAAGTAACAGAAAAATATGTAAACTTAATGCATCGTTTTTCTGGATCGAAAGTGTTTATTGTTTCCATCCTTCTTAGTTTTACAGTTGGATTTCTGGTACTAACACAAATTGTTCCCGCTGGATTTGTTCCAGGAGAAGATCAAGGTATGATTTACGCCGTCATACAAACTCCTCCCGGATCAACGATTGAAAAAACAAACGATGTCGCACGCAAACTCCAAGAGATTGCATTAAAAATTGAAGGTGTGGACTCAGTTGCTTCCCTTGCCGGTTATGAAATTTTAACAGAAGGGGAAGGTTCCAACGCAGGAACTTGTCTCATCAGTTTAAAAGATTGGTCGGATAGGAAAAATTCCGTTCACGATGTGATGGAAGAACTCGAACGAAATACAAAAAACTTCGGCGCCATCATTGAATTTTTTGAACCTCCTGCCGTTCCCGGATTTGGTGCGGCCGGTGGTGTTATGTTTCGATTGTTGGACAAAACAAATAGCGGTGATTATACGGCCTTTGATAAAGTCCATGAAGAATTTATGACTGAACTTAGAAAGAGAGAAGAGTTAACAGGGCTATTTTCTTTTTATTCAGCAAAGTTTCCACAACTCGAAGTGAAATTGGATCGAAAACTGGCGATGCAAAAAGGTGTCAACATAGGCGAAGCTATGGACAATTTGGACATCCTCGTTGGTAGTACGTATGAACAAGGGTTCATCCGTTTTAACCAATTCTTTAAAGTTTATGTCCAATCACTTCCTGAATTTCGCAGGTTACCATCTGATATTTTGAAATTATTCACACCAAACGACAAAGGTGAAATGGTTCCATATTCAGCGTTTTTGTCTCTCGAACAAAAACAAGGTGCTAACGAAATCACAAGATACAATGCTTATACTTCATCGGTAATAAACGTTTTACCAAACAAAGGTTATACAACAGGTGATGCCATCCAAGCAATTCGCAAAGCTTCTCAAAATTTACCTGCAGGATTTGAAGTGGGTTGGGAAGGACTTTCCTATGATGAAGCTGCCAGAGGGAATGAAGCCATCTTTATCTTCCTCGCAGTAATTGTATTCGTTTACCTTGTTCTTTCTGCCCAATATGAAAGTTTCATCATTCCTTTTTCGGTGATCCTATCACTCCCACCAGGAATTTTCGGAACCTTCTTTCTTTTGAAATTGTTAGGTCTTGCCAACGATATCTATGCACAAATTGGGATGATCATGTTAATCGGTCTTCTTGGAAAAAACGCTGTGCTAATTGTAGAATTTGCAAGGCAAAGACAAGAAGCAGGTTTAACAGTATTTGAAGCAGCACTCGAAGGGGCAAAAGCAAGATTTCGTCCCATCCTTATGACCTCGTTTGCCTTTGTTGCCGGTTTATTACCACTGGTTTTTGCAACGGGCCCTGGAGCCATCGCCAATCATACAATCGGCGCTTGCGCGTTAGGTGGTATGGTATTCGGAACTATCTTTGGTGTTGTCATCGTTCCAGGATTATATATTATCTTTGCAAACATAGCAAAGGGTAAAACTTTAATCTACAAAGAAGATCTTATGCCACTCACAGAATCTCCTGAAAGTTACATAACTTCAGAAATAGAAAGAAAAAAATTAAAAAGGGGAAAGAAGTAA
- a CDS encoding efflux RND transporter periplasmic adaptor subunit has protein sequence MAAYPWKQDVTIEKSYVAQVKAIQRIEIRAFEKGYLTNIYMDEGKVVKKGQKLFQVMPMLVNAQYEKAKAEYESTSIEFENTEKLFKENVVSQTELSLIKARLKKNKAAMDLAQIHLNLATVTAPFTGITDRFQVRLGSLVEEGTLLTTISDISKLWVYFNVSEKDYLNFTSDRKSSDKPLKVKFLMANNQFFKYEGIADTIEGEFDSETGTIPFRATFSNPERLLRHGETGNVVVHEKLKDALIIPQKATFEVLDKHYVYIVNLKGKIKATEIKIANEIPHLFVVESGISENDIILLEGLGKVHDDDVIKYKVESRENILKSFNLAAH, from the coding sequence ATGGCGGCTTACCCTTGGAAACAAGATGTAACGATTGAAAAAAGTTATGTGGCACAAGTAAAAGCCATTCAACGCATAGAAATAAGAGCATTTGAAAAAGGATACTTAACCAATATCTATATGGATGAAGGAAAAGTTGTAAAAAAAGGCCAAAAACTTTTTCAAGTAATGCCTATGCTTGTGAATGCTCAATACGAAAAAGCAAAAGCCGAATATGAATCCACTTCAATCGAATTTGAAAACACGGAAAAACTTTTTAAAGAGAATGTGGTATCTCAAACTGAGTTGTCATTAATCAAAGCTAGGTTGAAAAAAAATAAAGCAGCAATGGACTTGGCACAAATCCATCTCAACTTAGCAACAGTAACGGCACCGTTTACTGGAATTACCGATCGATTCCAAGTTCGTTTGGGAAGTTTGGTAGAAGAAGGAACACTATTAACAACCATCTCTGATATCTCCAAACTCTGGGTTTACTTTAATGTATCCGAAAAAGATTACTTGAATTTTACAAGTGATAGGAAATCTAGCGACAAACCATTAAAAGTAAAATTCTTAATGGCAAATAATCAATTTTTTAAGTATGAAGGAATCGCTGATACAATCGAAGGTGAATTCGATAGCGAAACCGGAACCATTCCGTTTCGAGCCACATTTTCCAATCCAGAACGACTTTTACGCCATGGAGAAACAGGCAACGTTGTCGTTCATGAAAAACTGAAAGATGCATTGATCATTCCTCAGAAAGCAACTTTCGAAGTTTTAGATAAACATTATGTTTATATAGTCAATCTGAAAGGTAAAATCAAAGCCACTGAGATCAAAATCGCAAATGAAATTCCTCACCTATTTGTTGTAGAGTCTGGGATTTCCGAAAACGATATCATTCTTTTAGAAGGGCTTGGTAAAGTTCACGATGACGATGTAATCAAATACAAAGTGGAATCTCGTGAAAATATACTTAAAAGTTTCAACTTAGCAGCTCATTAG
- a CDS encoding alpha-glucosidase has protein sequence MAWWKEAVIYQIYPRSFQDSNGDGIGDLEGIIQRLDYLAGSKDSLGIDAIWLSPVYPSPMFDFGYDISDYEEIDPVYGDIQTFKRLLKEAHKRGIRIIMDLVVNHTSHLHPWFIESRSSVNSPKRDWYIWKEPKHNGPPNNWLGAFGGSGWEYDKRTGEYYFHSFLKEQPDLNWRNPDVEDAIFKMMKYWLDMGVDGFRLDVVNLYVKDEFLRNNASYFMKGPRPYDKQVHAYDRDRPEMHGILRRMRKLLDSYSERRMFVGEIMQDFPGNVLLPATYCGRNDELHLAFNFMFLFSPWKAERFFQIVKDFESALGEDNWPNYTLSNHDFPRHITRYEKGSDTIARAKLAACMMLTLRGTPFLYYGEEIGMKRQKVPYNKIQDPVGKRYWPFHPGRDPERIPMPWDGTNTTGFTTGKPWLPLYEDAQTLNVESQKDDPNSLFYTYKKLIQLRKDRKSLRKGKLKILLSPDKQVLYYRRREGKEETYIFLNFSSKPEKVFYPRKWILGEILFSSANRSSSFELEKELDLGGLLLFPNEAVIFAK, from the coding sequence ATGGCATGGTGGAAAGAAGCAGTCATCTATCAAATTTATCCACGTAGTTTCCAAGATTCCAATGGAGATGGAATTGGAGACTTAGAAGGAATCATACAACGTTTGGATTATCTTGCAGGATCCAAGGATTCTCTTGGAATTGATGCCATTTGGTTATCTCCGGTATACCCATCTCCTATGTTTGATTTTGGTTATGATATTTCTGATTATGAAGAAATTGATCCGGTTTATGGAGACATCCAAACCTTCAAACGTTTATTAAAGGAAGCACACAAACGTGGAATTCGAATCATCATGGATCTTGTTGTCAATCATACTTCTCATTTACATCCTTGGTTTATTGAATCTAGATCTTCTGTCAATAGTCCGAAAAGGGATTGGTACATTTGGAAAGAACCAAAACACAACGGTCCACCAAATAATTGGTTAGGTGCATTTGGTGGATCAGGTTGGGAATATGACAAACGAACTGGCGAATACTATTTCCATTCATTTCTCAAAGAACAACCTGATTTAAATTGGCGTAATCCCGATGTAGAAGATGCCATATTTAAAATGATGAAGTATTGGTTGGATATGGGAGTCGATGGATTTCGGTTGGATGTAGTCAACTTATATGTAAAAGATGAATTCCTCCGAAACAATGCCTCTTATTTTATGAAAGGGCCAAGACCATACGACAAACAAGTCCATGCTTATGATCGTGATCGTCCCGAAATGCATGGAATCCTTCGCCGGATGCGTAAACTTTTGGATTCTTATTCCGAAAGACGCATGTTTGTTGGCGAGATTATGCAAGATTTTCCCGGAAATGTTCTCTTACCCGCAACATACTGTGGACGTAACGATGAATTACACCTTGCTTTTAATTTTATGTTCCTCTTCTCTCCTTGGAAAGCGGAACGATTCTTTCAAATTGTAAAAGATTTTGAATCCGCTCTTGGAGAAGACAATTGGCCAAACTACACCCTCTCCAACCATGATTTTCCACGACATATCACAAGATATGAAAAAGGAAGCGACACGATCGCAAGAGCAAAGTTGGCCGCCTGCATGATGTTAACGCTTCGTGGAACACCTTTTCTTTATTATGGTGAAGAAATAGGAATGAAACGTCAAAAGGTTCCTTACAATAAAATCCAAGACCCCGTTGGAAAACGATATTGGCCTTTCCATCCTGGTCGCGATCCAGAACGAATACCAATGCCTTGGGACGGAACCAACACAACTGGTTTTACGACAGGGAAACCATGGTTGCCATTGTATGAGGATGCACAAACACTTAACGTGGAATCTCAGAAAGACGATCCCAATTCTCTATTTTACACTTATAAAAAACTGATCCAACTAAGAAAAGATAGAAAGTCTTTAAGAAAGGGCAAATTAAAAATTCTTTTGAGTCCAGACAAACAAGTGCTATACTATAGGAGAAGAGAAGGAAAAGAAGAGACATATATATTTTTAAACTTTTCTTCAAAACCAGAGAAAGTTTTTTATCCTCGAAAATGGATTCTAGGTGAAATTCTTTTTAGTTCTGCAAATCGATCATCCTCTTTTGAGTTAGAAAAAGAGTTGGACCTTGGAGGTTTGCTTCTTTTCCCAAATGAAGCTGTTATTTTTGCAAAATAA
- a CDS encoding HD domain-containing protein, protein MMKSELKAKLQRTFPKAKTVASGRLFTRQLSNLVDESIRTLFNEVSAGIPIKDHLCLIAVGGYGRRELAPYSDIDILYLHDGKLSEKILGEIISKINTFLYNNEKEVGHSCRTIKESFQYLDQIETFHAVLDSRFLVGSEILFQKYKSEFLAKIPEKTIKVFNEWKLSYLRERIINSYNPILLSEPNIKTDPLGLRDIQHMYWIEKTNPLADSADGGIFDFYLIGDSLTLLSAYDFLLLTRSALHIISGRKNDRLDLGLQPEVAEFLGFGPKNEIKTLEAFMSQFYKAQKDVYFYIGTYLDEKTNFNKKRIQKELSNPDSLYDDIIQFFAESQSNQEEPSRIDLNQIRFASHFLDDDFKNQKSVLDTFLEMLRKKNRIGHTLTLMHECNILGKLIPEFGACTNFPLFSYHHQYTVDEHTLLILRELDVLIADLWEDRQVQDVFNVCEKIEILALAILIHDAGKVKEGDHSQYGAELALIIAERFRLSEEDTELLRFLVAEHIVMSELSSKRDIYDPKLISSFAKQFSNENTLRLLYVLTIIDTKSVGQGILTNWKKEILHFLFSSTLTYLQKKGNLTDTQDRIESTLETYLIEKEGLTAEQSEHIVEFGMKIKPSSYLNYNTPRRVFQHFSLLYEWQSSGLPFRMITEREPAFVTLSIFAKPDKQMLLYLSGTISSLGLSLVGLRLFRTEENQLILQAQITDEYGSGEIAEQQITDIESTLTECIEGKTNIEDLASTTNIWKTLPQIPDGMVEELVKFANDISESYSVLEVRVPDSIGLVYRILKTLLDFELEVIFVRISTSADFAYDSFHIQTKNGRKIEDTGLLLAIKERILSVARVKENQGIMEINF, encoded by the coding sequence ATGATGAAATCAGAACTCAAGGCAAAACTGCAACGGACATTTCCAAAAGCCAAAACAGTTGCTTCCGGTCGATTGTTCACGCGCCAGTTGAGTAATCTTGTCGACGAGTCGATTCGAACTCTTTTCAACGAGGTGTCGGCTGGAATCCCAATAAAAGACCATCTTTGTTTAATTGCGGTGGGTGGATATGGTCGCAGGGAACTTGCTCCCTACTCTGACATAGACATCCTATATCTGCATGATGGAAAATTATCAGAAAAAATCCTCGGTGAGATCATTTCAAAAATTAACACATTCTTATACAACAATGAAAAGGAAGTCGGACATTCTTGTCGCACGATCAAAGAATCATTTCAATATTTAGACCAAATCGAAACCTTTCATGCAGTTCTTGATTCACGTTTTCTTGTAGGTTCAGAAATTCTATTTCAAAAATACAAATCAGAATTTTTAGCAAAAATTCCAGAGAAAACCATCAAAGTTTTTAATGAATGGAAACTTTCTTACCTTCGAGAACGAATCATTAATTCTTATAATCCCATTTTACTTTCCGAACCAAATATCAAAACAGATCCCTTGGGCCTTCGTGATATCCAACATATGTATTGGATTGAAAAAACCAATCCTCTGGCTGATTCTGCTGATGGTGGAATTTTTGATTTTTATCTGATTGGGGATAGTTTAACACTTCTATCAGCTTATGATTTTTTACTCTTAACAAGATCCGCACTTCATATCATCAGTGGAAGAAAAAATGATCGATTGGATTTAGGACTCCAACCCGAAGTTGCTGAGTTTTTAGGATTTGGTCCCAAAAACGAAATCAAAACTCTCGAGGCTTTTATGAGCCAATTTTATAAAGCTCAAAAAGACGTGTATTTTTACATCGGAACTTATTTGGATGAAAAAACAAATTTCAACAAAAAACGAATTCAAAAAGAACTTTCAAATCCCGACAGTTTGTACGATGACATCATTCAATTTTTTGCTGAATCGCAAAGTAACCAAGAAGAACCTTCTCGTATCGATTTAAACCAAATTAGATTCGCATCTCACTTTTTAGATGATGATTTTAAAAATCAAAAATCTGTTTTAGATACCTTTCTTGAAATGTTACGCAAAAAAAATCGAATCGGTCATACACTCACACTGATGCATGAATGTAACATACTCGGAAAACTCATTCCTGAATTTGGAGCTTGTACAAACTTTCCTCTTTTTAGTTACCACCACCAATACACAGTTGATGAACACACACTTTTGATTTTAAGAGAATTGGATGTTTTGATTGCTGATTTATGGGAAGATAGACAAGTCCAAGATGTATTCAATGTTTGCGAAAAAATTGAAATTTTAGCACTCGCAATTCTCATTCATGATGCGGGAAAAGTAAAAGAAGGTGACCATAGCCAATACGGTGCAGAGCTTGCCCTCATCATTGCCGAACGTTTCCGATTGTCAGAAGAAGACACAGAACTTTTACGATTTCTTGTCGCCGAACATATTGTGATGTCAGAGTTATCATCCAAACGAGACATATATGATCCCAAACTCATTTCGTCTTTTGCAAAACAATTTTCTAACGAAAACACTCTTAGACTTTTATATGTTCTTACCATCATTGATACAAAATCAGTCGGCCAAGGGATCTTAACTAATTGGAAAAAAGAAATCTTACATTTTCTCTTTAGTTCCACTCTCACCTACTTACAAAAAAAAGGAAATCTTACTGATACTCAAGACCGAATCGAATCTACTTTAGAAACGTACTTAATTGAAAAAGAAGGTCTCACCGCAGAACAATCCGAACACATTGTAGAGTTTGGAATGAAAATCAAACCTTCTTCTTACTTAAACTACAATACACCTAGACGTGTTTTCCAGCACTTCAGTTTACTTTATGAGTGGCAAAGTTCTGGATTACCTTTTCGAATGATTACCGAAAGAGAACCTGCTTTTGTCACCTTATCCATCTTTGCAAAACCAGACAAACAAATGTTACTGTATCTTTCAGGAACCATATCATCGTTAGGACTTAGTTTGGTGGGGTTACGGCTCTTCCGAACAGAAGAAAACCAACTCATTTTACAAGCACAAATCACGGATGAATATGGTAGTGGAGAAATTGCAGAACAACAAATTACCGATATTGAATCGACCTTAACAGAATGTATTGAAGGAAAAACCAATATCGAAGACCTAGCTTCCACAACAAATATTTGGAAAACATTACCACAAATTCCGGATGGAATGGTAGAAGAATTAGTGAAATTCGCTAATGATATTTCTGAGTCTTATTCTGTTTTAGAAGTCAGAGTTCCCGATTCTATTGGACTTGTGTATCGAATTCTAAAAACATTACTTGATTTTGAATTAGAAGTCATTTTTGTCAGGATCTCTACCAGTGCAGATTTTGCTTACGACTCTTTTCATATTCAAACTAAAAATGGTAGAAAAATTGAGGATACAGGGTTACTCTTAGCAATCAAAGAAAGAATCCTCTCGGTTGCAAGAGTAAAAGAAAACCAAGGTATCATGGAGATTAATTTTTAA
- a CDS encoding glycoside hydrolase family 172 protein → MIYFSASTLFADGWESSLWKDKTYRNQRVSSADPTNGNDDFIKIPKKKTVTIAEIKTRGVIKHIWMTLASKDPMARKNVVIRMYWDNHPHPSVEVPLGEFFGQGWGEEYIMNSAPLVAAPKKGKSMNSYFPMPFESGAKIEIENESDEDISNFYFYIDYEEWKEPLNSNLRFHAQWNRNSTKPNTANGKENEWGLLGETEKTVFKKENYFNVLETEGKGQFVGLNLYVDSPTPLWYGEGDDLIFIDGNQTEANLKGTGTEDVFNTAWSPKEIFMHPYFGYPRVSDSVGWLGRTHLYRFWVESPIRFEKNFLFLFEHGHANSLTLDLIAVAYWYQGLNPKPLKVLPKKEFRTNKPEINFRHIHKWRDSFRSEKGYGEIWGNE, encoded by the coding sequence ATGATTTACTTTTCCGCCAGTACTTTGTTTGCTGATGGATGGGAGTCTTCCCTGTGGAAAGATAAAACATACCGCAACCAAAGGGTATCCAGTGCAGATCCTACAAACGGTAATGATGATTTTATCAAAATTCCAAAGAAAAAAACTGTTACTATAGCAGAGATCAAAACAAGAGGAGTGATCAAACACATTTGGATGACCCTTGCCAGTAAAGATCCAATGGCCAGAAAAAATGTCGTGATTCGAATGTATTGGGACAATCATCCTCATCCATCTGTAGAAGTTCCGTTAGGTGAATTCTTTGGACAAGGTTGGGGAGAAGAATACATTATGAATTCTGCCCCACTTGTGGCTGCTCCCAAAAAAGGAAAGTCTATGAATTCTTACTTTCCGATGCCCTTCGAATCAGGTGCGAAGATCGAAATTGAAAATGAATCGGACGAAGACATCAGTAATTTTTACTTTTACATTGATTATGAAGAATGGAAAGAACCGTTAAATTCTAATTTACGTTTCCATGCGCAGTGGAATCGAAATTCTACAAAACCTAACACAGCCAATGGGAAAGAAAACGAATGGGGACTTCTTGGTGAAACTGAAAAAACAGTTTTCAAAAAAGAAAATTACTTTAACGTTCTCGAAACAGAAGGTAAAGGCCAGTTTGTAGGCCTCAATTTGTATGTAGATTCTCCCACTCCGCTTTGGTATGGCGAAGGTGATGATTTGATTTTCATTGATGGGAATCAAACAGAAGCCAATCTAAAGGGAACAGGAACGGAAGATGTTTTTAACACAGCTTGGTCACCAAAAGAAATCTTTATGCATCCTTATTTCGGATATCCACGAGTCTCTGATTCTGTTGGTTGGCTTGGTAGAACTCATTTGTATCGCTTTTGGGTGGAATCCCCCATTCGTTTTGAAAAAAATTTCCTATTCTTATTCGAGCATGGACATGCAAATTCCTTGACCTTAGATTTGATCGCTGTTGCCTATTGGTATCAAGGTCTGAATCCAAAACCATTGAAGGTTTTGCCGAAAAAAGAATTCCGTACCAACAAACCGGAAATTAATTTTCGTCATATCCACAAGTGGCGGGATTCATTCCGAAGCGAAAAAGGTTATGGGGAAATTTGGGGCAATGAATGA